A window of Mucilaginibacter sp. PAMC 26640 contains these coding sequences:
- a CDS encoding alpha-rhamnosidase: MRSLFTLLLPAFLLVAAQTLKAQTPDAPTAPRDWKGQWISAPFDHGKEYGVYYFRKCISLKAKPSSFWVHISADNRYKLYVNGTLVSLGPARGDTYFWNYETVNLAPYLQSGKNAVAALVWNEGRFSPAAQISVRAGFVLQGNSPAEDSLNTNSTWKGVPDNGHQPIPGYFFAASKGEMVNMNNAIKGDWTAVDFDDSKWPGANKITDAKRKGTAWGIEWALVPSTLPAREMTYQRLAKLRSATGIDVPAGFPERTTAVTIPPNTTVSLLLDQSFETNAFVTFKFSGGKDAGISLGYAESLYENGTKGVNKGNRNEVDGKEFIGRTDSLIADGSKGQSFTTLNFRTYRYIKLFVKTSNEPLVIDDLYGTFTGYPFKRTSSIHTDNSEINQMLDIGWRTARLNAWETYTDCPYYEQLQYIGDTRIQAVVSYFNTSDDKLARNALTQIDHSRLPEGVTASCYPSNGTQVISPFSLWYIGMLHDYWMYRGDDDFIKDKLPGARGVLQFFTRYQQADGSLKDTPYWAFVDWAGNMAGGIDGNDGSAAIYDLQLLYAYQWAADMEAKIGLKEYAALYNQKAAQLKVTIQRKYWDPAKKLYADTREKTGYSQHANSLAILTGMVSKADLPAVANGLLNNKSLTQCSVYFKYYLNQALAKAGRGNDYLNWLGIYRENMAMGLTTWAEYSDVNTSRSDCHAWGSSPNIEFFRTVLGIDSYAPGFKKIKIEPHLGDITTISGEIPHPNGKIAAAYKLEDKHWKISAELPKGTTGVLIWKGKQYELKAGSNSLAI; this comes from the coding sequence ATGAGATCATTATTCACGTTATTGCTGCCAGCCTTTTTATTGGTGGCTGCACAAACCCTTAAAGCTCAAACCCCCGATGCACCAACCGCCCCAAGAGATTGGAAAGGGCAATGGATATCTGCTCCGTTTGACCATGGTAAAGAATACGGTGTATATTACTTCCGCAAATGCATCAGCTTAAAAGCAAAGCCATCCAGCTTCTGGGTGCATATATCGGCCGATAACCGGTACAAACTCTATGTAAATGGTACACTGGTATCTTTAGGCCCGGCTCGTGGTGATACGTATTTCTGGAATTATGAAACGGTGAACCTGGCACCTTACCTCCAATCCGGTAAAAATGCTGTAGCAGCACTTGTTTGGAACGAAGGCAGATTTAGCCCGGCGGCGCAAATAAGTGTTAGGGCAGGTTTTGTATTGCAAGGTAATTCACCTGCGGAAGATTCCCTGAATACCAATAGTACCTGGAAGGGCGTTCCGGATAATGGCCATCAGCCTATCCCCGGTTATTTTTTTGCTGCCAGCAAAGGCGAAATGGTAAATATGAATAACGCCATAAAAGGAGACTGGACGGCTGTGGATTTCGACGATAGCAAATGGCCCGGCGCCAATAAAATAACCGACGCGAAACGTAAAGGAACAGCGTGGGGCATAGAATGGGCACTTGTACCCTCCACCCTCCCGGCAAGAGAAATGACCTACCAGCGGCTGGCCAAACTCCGCAGCGCAACCGGTATTGATGTCCCCGCAGGCTTTCCGGAAAGAACGACTGCAGTGACGATCCCACCCAACACAACGGTATCGTTGCTGCTGGATCAATCGTTCGAAACAAACGCTTTCGTAACTTTTAAATTTAGCGGTGGCAAGGATGCAGGCATCTCGCTTGGCTATGCAGAATCGCTTTATGAGAATGGCACAAAGGGCGTAAATAAGGGAAACCGCAATGAAGTTGATGGAAAGGAATTTATTGGCCGGACGGACAGCCTTATAGCAGATGGCAGTAAGGGCCAATCATTTACCACTTTAAACTTTCGTACTTATCGCTACATCAAGTTGTTTGTAAAAACCAGTAATGAGCCGCTGGTGATCGACGACCTTTATGGAACCTTTACCGGCTACCCCTTCAAACGAACATCCTCAATTCATACAGACAACAGCGAAATAAACCAGATGCTGGATATTGGCTGGCGCACGGCCAGGCTAAATGCCTGGGAAACCTATACAGACTGCCCTTATTATGAGCAGCTGCAATACATCGGCGATACCCGGATCCAGGCGGTAGTATCCTATTTCAACACATCCGACGATAAGCTGGCCCGAAATGCGCTGACACAAATTGATCACTCGCGCTTACCGGAGGGCGTAACGGCGAGTTGCTATCCATCAAACGGAACGCAGGTGATCTCTCCATTTTCGCTCTGGTATATCGGTATGCTGCATGATTACTGGATGTATCGCGGCGACGACGACTTTATTAAAGATAAATTGCCGGGTGCACGTGGCGTGCTGCAATTTTTTACCCGGTACCAGCAAGCAGACGGCTCGTTGAAAGACACGCCCTATTGGGCTTTTGTAGACTGGGCAGGCAATATGGCCGGTGGAATTGATGGAAACGATGGCAGCGCCGCGATTTATGACCTGCAGCTTTTGTATGCCTACCAATGGGCGGCTGATATGGAAGCTAAAATTGGATTGAAAGAATACGCTGCTTTATACAACCAAAAGGCAGCGCAATTAAAGGTTACCATTCAGCGCAAATACTGGGATCCGGCTAAAAAGCTGTATGCCGATACCAGGGAAAAAACCGGCTACTCGCAACATGCAAATTCGCTGGCCATCCTCACTGGTATGGTAAGCAAAGCTGATTTGCCGGCAGTGGCTAACGGACTACTTAACAACAAAAGCCTCACACAGTGTTCGGTTTATTTCAAATACTATCTCAATCAGGCATTGGCAAAGGCAGGCCGGGGTAACGACTACCTCAACTGGCTTGGCATTTATAGGGAAAACATGGCGATGGGCCTTACCACGTGGGCCGAATACTCGGATGTCAACACATCGCGTTCAGATTGCCATGCCTGGGGATCAAGTCCAAATATTGAGTTTTTCAGAACCGTTTTAGGGATAGACAGCTATGCCCCGGGATTTAAAAAAATAAAGATAGAACCACATT
- a CDS encoding 16S rRNA (guanine(966)-N(2))-methyltransferase RsmD codes for MRIIGGKLKGLRLNPPKNLPVRPTTDLAKEALFNILLNQIEFEDITVLDLFSGTGNIAMEFASRGAAQVTGVDRSQQCVFYVKDTTRQHGLTNVQTFKADVFKYLEMETEQYDLIFADPPYDLNKIPEIPKIIFDKQLLKPDGLLIVEHQSLQNLSNHPAFVEQRKYGHSSFSFFKTPANTPG; via the coding sequence ATGCGCATCATCGGAGGAAAACTAAAAGGTTTGCGGCTTAACCCGCCTAAGAATTTACCCGTACGCCCTACAACCGACCTTGCCAAAGAGGCGTTATTTAATATCCTGCTAAACCAAATTGAGTTTGAAGACATCACCGTACTCGATCTGTTTAGCGGCACTGGTAATATTGCTATGGAATTTGCCTCTCGCGGTGCGGCCCAGGTTACCGGGGTTGACCGTAGCCAGCAATGTGTTTTTTACGTAAAAGACACCACCCGCCAGCATGGCCTCACTAATGTGCAAACCTTTAAGGCAGATGTTTTCAAATATCTGGAGATGGAAACGGAGCAGTACGATCTGATCTTTGCCGATCCGCCTTACGATCTTAACAAGATTCCGGAGATACCGAAAATCATATTTGACAAACAGCTGCTTAAACCTGATGGATTGCTAATCGTTGAACATCAATCGCTTCAAAACCTGAGCAACCACCCCGCCTTTGTGGAGCAACGGAAGTATGGCCATTCTTCCTTCTCATTTTTTAAGACACCCGCAAATACCCCTGGATAA
- a CDS encoding ATP-dependent endonuclease: MHVPVLEQITRFFPHQPTTQQTELFGRLHRFLQSNNGDECFILRGYAGTGKTTVLGALVKALPQYEYKSVLLAPTGRAAKVITNYSGRKAFTIHKRIYRKKSAMNMNEGFALAENLSTNTIFIIDEASMISHELGGHMRATLLQDLVSYVYNDRNCKLMLVGDTAQLPPVGAFDSPALDARLMKAEFRLAIHGYELTDVLRQQKDSGILLNVTNLREIIRKEEEEMPQIITDGFKDVTRMTSELLEEGLNDAYSRHGYDGTLIICRSNKNANMYNRQIRGRILMREEELTGGDQLMIVRNNYFWLKDEEEQQSTGFIANGDIARVRKVRRIEEMYGFRFADVQLEFIDYAEDPVLDCKILLDTLYSEAPALLPADQKRLYLEAMKDYDHIPNKRLKHEELKLNPFYNALQVKFAYAITCHKAQGGQWEAVFVDQGYLTDEMVNTDFLRWFYTACTRATEKLFLVNFNEKFFV; encoded by the coding sequence TTGCATGTGCCCGTATTAGAACAGATAACCCGATTCTTCCCGCATCAGCCCACAACACAGCAAACCGAGCTGTTTGGCAGGCTGCACCGTTTTTTGCAGAGCAATAACGGCGATGAGTGTTTTATTTTGCGGGGCTACGCCGGTACGGGTAAAACAACCGTATTAGGTGCGCTGGTAAAAGCGTTACCACAGTACGAATACAAATCGGTATTACTGGCGCCTACGGGCAGGGCTGCCAAAGTGATCACCAATTATTCGGGCCGTAAAGCTTTTACCATCCATAAACGGATCTACCGGAAGAAATCGGCGATGAATATGAATGAAGGCTTTGCCCTTGCCGAAAACCTGAGCACCAATACGATTTTTATTATCGATGAGGCATCGATGATCTCGCATGAGTTGGGTGGCCACATGCGTGCCACCTTGCTGCAGGATCTGGTAAGTTACGTTTACAACGACAGAAATTGCAAGCTGATGCTGGTAGGAGATACCGCACAATTGCCGCCTGTGGGTGCTTTTGACAGCCCGGCGCTGGATGCCCGGCTCATGAAGGCCGAATTCCGGCTGGCCATCCATGGCTATGAACTTACAGATGTTTTGCGCCAGCAAAAGGATTCGGGCATTTTGCTCAACGTAACGAACCTGCGCGAAATTATTCGCAAGGAAGAGGAAGAGATGCCGCAGATCATCACCGATGGATTTAAGGATGTTACCCGTATGACCAGCGAGCTGCTGGAAGAGGGGTTAAATGATGCCTACAGCAGGCACGGCTATGATGGTACGCTCATCATTTGCCGAAGTAATAAGAACGCCAATATGTATAACCGGCAAATTCGCGGGCGTATCCTGATGCGTGAAGAAGAACTTACCGGTGGCGACCAGCTGATGATCGTTCGGAATAATTATTTCTGGCTGAAAGACGAGGAGGAGCAGCAGAGTACTGGTTTTATTGCGAACGGTGATATTGCCCGGGTGCGTAAAGTACGCCGGATAGAGGAGATGTACGGTTTCCGGTTTGCGGATGTGCAGCTGGAATTTATTGATTATGCCGAAGACCCGGTGCTTGATTGTAAGATTTTGCTGGATACCCTATATTCTGAAGCACCCGCCTTACTGCCAGCCGATCAGAAGCGCCTATACCTGGAGGCTATGAAGGACTACGACCATATCCCAAACAAACGCCTTAAACACGAAGAACTGAAGCTGAACCCGTTCTACAATGCCCTGCAGGTAAAGTTTGCCTACGCCATCACCTGCCATAAAGCCCAGGGCGGCCAATGGGAAGCCGTTTTTGTAGACCAGGGCTACTTAACCGACGAGATGGTGAATACCGATTTCCTTCGATGGTTTTACACCGCGTGTACCCGCGCAACAGAGAAATTGTTCCTGGTGAATTTCAACGAGAAATTTTTTGTCTGA